One window of Salmo salar chromosome ssa11, Ssal_v3.1, whole genome shotgun sequence genomic DNA carries:
- the zar1l gene encoding protein ZAR1-like encodes MEGFMFSPYNFNGYPGCGPVMAPILHGNPKFKPHTWGKGSIYVPPEALDYLDVCKRAQLKAILSQVNPNLTPRLRKANTKDFGVQVNAQVDAMVQCSLGPKTLFYRERKFPVFSKSPVKCQQSPSATSSLDGKALPSTPVNNVRFSRPLAIYSPVFDRRFFALPVKAQDDSACCEGGEVGGNGGRDEDGEADVTEQKTEDQVRPEIPREDVRKPLHQMPKGFNFQFLEQKYGFFHCSQCNVRWESAYVWCISGTSKVYFKQLCRKCQNGFNPYRVESIQCKVCSQTRCCCEQKERHIDMKRPHRQDLCGRCRGKRISCDTTYSYKYIV; translated from the exons ATGGAGGGATTTATGTTTTCTCCATACAACTTTAATGGCTATCCGGGCTGCGGTCCCGTGATGGCTCCTATCCTCCACGGCAACCCGAAGTTCAAGCCTCACACCTGGGGGAAGGGGAGCATCTACGTGCCTCCCGAAGCGCTGGACTACCTTGACGTGTGTAAACGGGCCCAGCTGAAGGCCATCCTGTCTCAGGTGAATCCCAACCTTACCCCTCGTCTCCGGAAGGCAAACACCAAGGACTTCGGGGTTCAGGTCAACGCCCAGGTCGACGCGATGGTCCAATGCTCCCTCGGACCCAAGACGCTGTTCTACCGGGAGAGGAAATTTCCGGTATTTTCGAAGTCGCCTGTGAAGTGCCAGCAGAGTCCCTCGGCGACTTCTTCTCTGGACGGGAAAGCGTTGCCGAGCACTCCGGTAAACAACGTGCGCTTCTCGCGACCCCTCGCTATCTACTCTCCGGTGTTTGATCGCCGGTTCTTCGCGCTGCCGGTAAAAGCGCAGGATGACAGCGCGTGctgtgagggaggagaggtgggcgGCAACGGGGGTCGTGATGAGGATGGCGAGGCCGACGTTACCGAGCAGAAAACGGAGGACCAGGTTCGACCGGAGATCCCACGTGAGGATGTCAGGAAACCCCTCCACCAGATGCCCAAAGGCTTCAACTTTCAG TTTCTGGAGCAGAAGTATGGCTTTTTTCACTGCAGCCAGTGTAACGTCCGGTGGGAGAGTGCCTATGTATGGTGCATCTCTGGAACTAGTAAG GTGTACTTCAAGCAGCTCTGTCGTAAGTGCCAGAATGGATTCAACCCCTACAGAGTGGAGTCTATCCAGTGCAag GTGTGTTCCCAGACCCGGTGCTGTTGTGAGCAGAAGGAGAGGCACATTGACATGAAGAGGCCTCATAGACAGGACTTGTGTGGCCGCTGCCGGGGAAAGAGGATTTCCTGTGACACTACCTATAGCTACAAATACATTGTCTGA